A region of Catenibacterium mitsuokai DNA encodes the following proteins:
- a CDS encoding FUSC family protein, whose translation MTFYQELQLNQKGSKELIRNSQTTKEKLYHIAVYLFKIAITVAFCFLFVTLFSILFGSENSIAGVVVLLCIMVFRQAHFEIHAGQSTVLLALFFINMTVCSHLANKLPPVVGMLVNIAALALLVFLGCHNPSMFNQSTLVLGYLLLYGYDVSGKSYLMRLAGMAVGAVLTCIVFYRNHKHRTYDKHVIHLLQEFDLSSTRTKWQLCQIICVPVVICIAELCAMPRAMWAGIAAMSVILPLMDDMQYRVRKRIVGNIAGVICFTVLYFLLPSPIYAFIGVIGGIGVGFSTQYSWQAVFNTFGALAIATQLYGLKGAVSLRIIQNVFGVVLALLFCIIFHWFISRIKVKETL comes from the coding sequence ATGACATTCTACCAAGAATTACAATTGAATCAGAAAGGCTCTAAAGAGTTAATTAGAAACAGTCAAACCACAAAAGAGAAACTGTATCACATAGCAGTATATCTTTTTAAAATTGCAATCACAGTGGCTTTCTGCTTTCTCTTTGTAACATTATTTAGTATTTTATTTGGAAGTGAGAATAGTATTGCTGGAGTGGTTGTTCTCTTATGTATTATGGTATTTAGACAGGCACACTTTGAAATACATGCAGGACAATCTACAGTGCTTCTGGCTTTATTTTTCATTAATATGACTGTGTGTTCACACCTGGCTAATAAACTCCCACCAGTCGTAGGGATGCTGGTAAATATCGCGGCATTAGCTCTATTAGTATTCCTAGGATGTCATAATCCATCTATGTTCAATCAATCAACGCTTGTTCTAGGATATTTATTATTATACGGTTATGACGTATCTGGAAAGAGTTATTTGATGAGACTTGCTGGAATGGCTGTAGGTGCTGTTCTTACTTGTATCGTATTCTATCGAAACCATAAGCATAGAACTTATGATAAGCATGTAATACATTTATTACAAGAATTTGATCTTTCTTCTACTAGAACAAAATGGCAGCTATGTCAGATTATCTGTGTGCCAGTTGTAATATGTATAGCTGAACTTTGTGCTATGCCACGTGCTATGTGGGCTGGTATTGCCGCAATGTCTGTAATCTTACCACTTATGGACGATATGCAATATAGAGTACGTAAAAGAATTGTTGGAAATATTGCAGGAGTGATATGCTTTACAGTATTATATTTCCTTCTTCCTTCACCAATCTATGCATTTATAGGTGTGATTGGGGGAATTGGAGTAGGTTTTTCTACACAATATAGCTGGCAGGCTGTTTTCAATACATTTGGTGCTTTAGCTATAGCAACACAACTATATGGATTAAAGGGCGCAGTTAGCTTAAGAATAATCCAAAATGTATTTGGTGTAGTCCTTGCTTTACTCTTCTGTATTATATTTCATTGGTTTATATCAAGAATTAAAGTAAAAGAAACATTATAA
- a CDS encoding ABC transporter substrate-binding protein: protein MKKLFKGLLCVAVICGLMTGCGSKNYKHTLKVFNWGVYADMDVIKAFQDEYDCKVIYETFDSNESMYTKLLGGNQYDVLVPSDYMIERMIKENLLQKIDWSKITSKKSLDTKVLNQQFDPNNEYWVPYFCGNVGIVYDKTQVKKEDLKAGWEILRNTKYKGNLYMYDSERDSMMVALKALGYSMNTTNENEIQAAFNWLVEQRKTMDPTYATDDSIDNMKNGEKALCVMYSGDAADVMKENPDMGFYMPEEGTNYWFDGFVISKDCKNTDMANKFINYMISDKNAFLNTQEVGYLTTNTVAAAKARKKEFKNNNAYNMRVGPKDECFNYQDTKTKEMFSNYWTKVKAK from the coding sequence ATGAAAAAGCTATTTAAAGGGTTACTTTGCGTTGCAGTTATCTGTGGCCTAATGACTGGGTGTGGGTCAAAAAACTATAAACACACATTGAAAGTATTCAACTGGGGGGTATACGCTGATATGGACGTTATTAAGGCGTTCCAGGATGAATATGACTGTAAGGTTATTTATGAAACATTTGATTCAAACGAATCAATGTATACTAAATTATTAGGTGGTAACCAGTATGATGTATTAGTACCATCAGATTATATGATTGAACGTATGATCAAGGAAAATCTTTTACAGAAGATTGACTGGTCTAAGATTACTAGTAAGAAATCATTAGATACTAAAGTATTAAACCAGCAATTCGATCCTAACAACGAATACTGGGTACCTTATTTCTGTGGTAACGTAGGTATCGTTTATGACAAAACACAGGTTAAAAAAGAAGATTTAAAAGCAGGATGGGAAATCCTACGTAATACTAAGTACAAGGGTAACCTTTATATGTATGACTCTGAAAGAGACTCTATGATGGTTGCTTTAAAGGCTTTAGGATACTCTATGAACACAACTAATGAAAATGAAATCCAGGCCGCTTTCAATTGGTTGGTAGAACAGAGAAAGACTATGGATCCTACATATGCAACAGATGACTCTATCGATAACATGAAGAATGGTGAAAAAGCACTTTGTGTTATGTATTCAGGTGATGCAGCAGATGTAATGAAAGAAAACCCAGATATGGGCTTCTATATGCCAGAAGAAGGGACTAACTATTGGTTTGATGGATTTGTTATCTCTAAGGATTGTAAGAACACAGATATGGCTAATAAATTCATTAACTATATGATTTCTGATAAGAACGCTTTCTTAAATACACAGGAAGTAGGCTATTTAACTACTAATACTGTAGCAGCAGCAAAAGCTAGAAAGAAAGAATTCAAGAACAACAATGCTTATAACATGCGTGTTGGACCAAAAGATGAATGTTTCAACTATCAGGATACAAAGACTAAAGAAATGTTTAGTAACTACTGGACAAAAGTTAAAGCAAAATAA
- a CDS encoding ABC transporter permease — MRKEKKLSKVIIISLCMVFLYFPIFIMGVFSFNGAKSLSHFGGFSGRWYVQLFNNTQLLNAIFVSVSIAVIATICSVVLGTITAIALSKSKKTIRTLVQQVNNLPIMNPEIVTAISLMLLFSFVSFEKGYMTMLLAHIAFCTPYVITNVYPKVKQLDDNLADAAMDLGATPFQTLTKVIIPQIKPGIFAGALLSFTMSFDDFIISYFVSGNGVENISIVVYNMSKRVDPSIYALSTVILVVILIGVLLGTFVPYIYLKKRGVKNEKAI; from the coding sequence ATGCGAAAAGAAAAAAAGCTCAGTAAAGTGATTATTATTTCACTTTGTATGGTCTTCCTCTATTTCCCAATATTTATTATGGGAGTTTTCTCATTTAATGGTGCGAAGTCTTTATCACATTTTGGCGGCTTCTCAGGACGCTGGTATGTACAGTTATTTAATAACACGCAGCTATTAAATGCTATCTTTGTATCAGTGAGTATTGCGGTCATTGCGACTATCTGTTCAGTTGTTTTAGGGACAATCACTGCCATTGCATTATCTAAATCTAAAAAGACTATCAGAACACTTGTGCAGCAGGTGAACAATCTGCCAATCATGAACCCTGAAATCGTTACAGCTATTTCTTTGATGTTATTGTTTAGTTTTGTGAGTTTTGAAAAGGGTTATATGACAATGTTACTTGCTCATATTGCATTCTGTACACCATATGTTATTACAAATGTTTATCCTAAAGTAAAGCAGTTAGATGATAATCTAGCAGATGCGGCCATGGATTTAGGGGCAACACCTTTCCAGACATTGACAAAGGTGATCATTCCTCAAATCAAGCCTGGTATCTTTGCGGGAGCACTTTTATCATTTACTATGAGTTTTGATGATTTCATCATTTCATACTTTGTATCTGGTAATGGTGTAGAAAATATTTCTATCGTCGTATATAACATGTCTAAACGTGTTGATCCAAGTATTTACGCGTTATCTACAGTTATTCTTGTAGTTATTTTAATTGGGGTATTATTAGGCACTTTTGTACCATATATTTATTTAAAGAAGAGAGGGGTAAAAAATGAAAAAGCTATTTAA